In one window of Thalassophryne amazonica chromosome 9, fThaAma1.1, whole genome shotgun sequence DNA:
- the LOC117517900 gene encoding kelch-like protein 10: MDNSDKPFQIMSSTLNEMRLEGDFIDAEIRVQNATFPIHKVILANCSPYFRDLFSRQTVYTVSEYSPEIMQLIIEFAYTNTVLVTDDNVEELFCAADHYGIAGLIHACITFLEEHLCPQNCINICHLADKLGYAELGHKAYNFLFDHFESCIDSSGFLQLSLEELKDIIKKDEVIVREESIVLEAILRWIAHSPNQRNSHIFVLLSKVHLPLCSTEYLRNNIESVIHRDPHFINVSGCPRFPTAILFATGGWHDGRPTSEIEVYDICADRWVDLPNSLEETCAYHGTVFLDGSLYCVGGYNGVAHCKTLRFDLSTRIWHREAQMQVPRCYVSVCVLNGLIYAMGGNDGIATHNSAERYDPQTDRWTFIAPMHERRSEASCAVLYGKVYICGGLNRTLHYLSSAEFYDPETDRWTEIAPMTSQRGGLGVVAHGGCIYAVGGNDRTSRLRSAEVYSLDTHRWAPLPSMHVPRSNFGIEVLEDMIVVAGGFDGSRIINTVECYNIRAAQWSMMMDMGTSRCGLSCCVVSGIPNMREYVPVRDQPQDYDMEEDLCLPTKPLQAKSEPTKVSTATMMTEDLSQETEERECLKLENEALKFTMEKELAPVKLQCAEELKAKCENYQKQLEAQQKIMEKEREALKAQFDEEMKAKQQNYQKQLDAHKTEYRQEMKAKQELLRDLLEAQMRILEKELVAVKVQFELQKQNYQKQLQQSECRKEMKREEAQHQEELEAQESRFKKMIKSKTDKAWVYIFSGVCLVAGFLSAKFLTN; encoded by the exons ATGGATAATTCAGACAAACCGTTTCAAATTATGAGCTCAACTTTGAATGAGATGCGTCTGGAGGGCGACTTTATTGATGCCGAAATCAGAGTTCAAAATGCCACTTTTCCGATCCACAAGGTCATCCTTGCTAATTGCAGCCCGTACTTCAG ggatctgttttccCGCCAAACTGTTTACACAGTTTCTGAATATTCACCTGAAATTATGCAACTCATCATCGAGTTTGCATATACCAATACggttttggtgacagatgacaATGTGGAGGAACTTTTCTGTGCAGCGGATCATTATGGTATTGCCGGCCTAATTCATGCCTGCATCACCTTCTTGGAAGAGCACCTCTGCCCGCAGAATTGCATCAACATCTGTCATTTGGCTGACAAGCTCGGTTACGCAGAGCTTGGACACAAGGCCTACAACTTCCTCTTTGACCATTTTGAATCATGTATTGATTCTTCTGGGTTCCTCCAGCTCTCACTGGAGGAACTGAAGGATATCATCAAGAAAGATGAAGTCATTGTGAGAGAGGAGAGTATAGTGCTTGAAGCTATCCTGCGCTGGATCGCTCACTCACCAAACCAACGAAACAGCCACATTTTTGTCCTGCTGTCTAAG GTCCACCTGCCTTTGTGTAGCACTGAATACTTAAGGAACAACATTGAATCCGTGATTCATAGAGACCCTCACTTCATCAATGTTTCTGGCTGTCCACGCTTCCCCACCGCCATCTTGTTTGCAACTGGAGGATGGCATGATGGCCGGCCAACAAGCGAAATCGAAGTGTATGATATCTGTGCAGACCGTTGGGTTGATTTACCGAACAGTCTGGAGGAAACTTGTGCATACCACGGTACTGTTTTCCTGGATGGATCACTGTACTGCGTTGGTGGCTACAATGGTGTGGCGCATTGCAAGACCCTCAGGTTTGACCTGAGCACCCGCATCTGGCATAGAGAAGCACAAATGCAGGTACCCAGATGCTACGTTAGTGTTTGCGTGCTGAATGGGCTCATCTATGCCATGGGAGGAAACGACGGGATTGCCACGCACAACAGTGCCGAGCGGTACGACCCTCAAACCGATCGTTGGACTTTTATTGCACCCATGCACGAGCGACGGAGTGAAGCTAGTTGCGCCGTTCTCTATGGCAAG GTGTACATCTGTGGTGGATTGAACAGGACCCTTCATTACCTCTCATCTGCTGAATTTTACGACCCAGAGACCGATCGTTGGACAGAAATTGCCCCAATGACGAGCCAGCGCGGTGGCCTTGGAGTCGTTGCCCATGGAGGATGTATTTATGCT GTGGGGGGTAATGATAGAACCAGCCGTTTGAGAAGTGCAGAGGTGTACAGTTTAGACACTCACAGATGGGCTCCACTTCCTTCAATGCACGTCCCCCGCAGTAATTTTGGAATCGAGGTCCTAGAAGACATGATTGTTGTGGCTGGTGGCTTCGATGGATCCCGCATCATCAACACTGTGGAGTGCTACAACATCAGAGCTGCTCAGTGGTCCATGATGATGGACATGGGCACCTCTCGTTGTGGGCTGAGCTGTTGCGTGGTGTCTGGAATCCCCAACATGCGGGAGTATGTCCCTGTGCGTGACCAGCCACAGGATTATGACATGGAGGAGGATTTGTGTCTGCCCACAAAACCCCTGCAAGCCAAATCTGAGCCCACCAAAGTCAGCACAGCCACAATGATGACTGAAGACCTCTCACAGGAGACAGAGGAGCGAGAATGTCTAAAGCTGGAAAATGAAGCTCTGAAGTTCACTATGGAGAAAGAACTGGCACCTGTGAAGTTACAGTGTGCTGAAGAACTGAAAGCCAAGTGCGAAAACTACCAGAAACAACTGGAAGCTCAGCAGAAAATCATGGAGAAAGAGCGGGAAGCTTTGAAGGCACAGTTTGATGAAGAAATGAAAGCCAAACAGCAAAATTACCAGAAACAACTGGATGCCCACAAGACAGAGTACAGACAAGAAATGAAAGCGAAGCAAGAACTTCTACGAGATTTGCTGGAAGCTCAGATGAGGATTTTGGAGAAAGAACTGGTAGCTGTCAAAGTACAGTTTGAACTGCAAAAGCAAAACTACCAGAAACAACTGCAACAGTCTGAGTGCAGAAAAGAAATGAAACGGGAAGAAGCCCAACACCAAGAAGAACTGGAGGCACAGGAGTCCAGATTCAAAAAGATGATCAAATCTAAGACGGACAAAGCCTGGGTCTACATCTTTAGTGGTGTTTGTCTTGTTGCTGGGTTCTTGTCAGCAAAGTTTCTGACAAATTAA